One window of the Oncorhynchus mykiss isolate Arlee chromosome 5, USDA_OmykA_1.1, whole genome shotgun sequence genome contains the following:
- the LOC118964580 gene encoding piggyBac transposable element-derived protein 4-like has protein sequence MAETSDSEDRKPAIILDYNHNKGGMDNLDKVIGTYSYRRISARWPLVIFHNIIDVSSYNAFMIWNKINPTWMPDKRNKRRVFPGQLGKALVTPHIQRREHLPCTAASAALVKAVQGAESCPDPPEAAAGAGKRR, from the coding sequence atggCTGAGACCAGTGATAGTGAGGACAGGAaaccagccatcatcctggactacaaccacaacaaaggaggcatggacaacctggacaaggtgattggaacttacagctacAGGAGGATTAgtgcccgctggcccctggtcatcttccataacatcattgatgtgtcctcatacaatgccttcatgatatggaacaagatcaaccctacctggatgcctgataagcggaacaagaggagggtgttccctgggcagctgggaaaggcacttgtaaccccacacattcaaagaagggagcacCTCCCctgcacagcagcctctgcagcgcttgtgaaagctgtacagggggctgaatcttgtcctgatccacctgaggctgcagctggggcaggcaagaggaggtGA